The Pseudomonas baetica genome includes a region encoding these proteins:
- a CDS encoding type III secretion system needle length determinant yields the protein MPATGPRENTPVTAKNPEPGLPVPLGGPALGVVAETASDQHNSSGEQEQQPPLNTLIEEPAPVAVTTQTPGDKLLARLLQGAEPPALGKDLDKLMQTLQLHIHAGVTRDGSTTLLQVNLAQLGQIDVQLAHSHGHLHVEIQASPGSLLQLQLARGDLMERLQRLNPGQPIQLTFNQHQQGSDQGSRQRRHVQDEWEPDT from the coding sequence GTGCCTGCCACAGGCCCGCGCGAAAACACCCCGGTGACCGCGAAGAACCCCGAACCGGGTCTGCCCGTTCCGCTCGGTGGCCCTGCACTCGGGGTCGTCGCAGAAACGGCCTCTGACCAGCACAATTCTTCTGGCGAGCAAGAGCAACAGCCCCCCCTGAATACACTGATCGAAGAGCCGGCACCTGTTGCCGTGACGACTCAGACACCGGGTGACAAGCTGCTGGCTCGCTTGCTCCAAGGCGCCGAGCCGCCTGCACTGGGCAAAGACCTCGACAAACTGATGCAGACCCTGCAACTGCACATCCATGCCGGCGTGACCCGCGATGGCAGCACCACGTTATTGCAGGTGAACCTGGCGCAACTGGGACAGATCGATGTCCAGCTCGCCCATTCGCATGGGCACCTGCACGTTGAAATCCAGGCCAGCCCCGGCAGCTTGCTGCAACTTCAACTCGCCCGTGGCGATCTGATGGAGCGCCTGCAACGGCTCAACCCCGGACAACCGATCCAGCTGACCTTCAACCAGCATCAACAGGG
- the sctO gene encoding type III secretion system stalk subunit SctO, translated as MTLPTLLRIKSLRVERAEQALQRQERQVAEAHRSHQSAIAEHQQYREWRQAQEHQLFERCKAKLMNRKALEQWQQQVALLREKEATLEQRIAEHAENLSQERERLRLSRRRLQEAQQQVEKFTELTRHALAEERLLLEFKEEQELEEFRRVEAVS; from the coding sequence ATGACATTACCCACCCTGCTGCGCATCAAGAGCTTGCGCGTCGAGCGCGCGGAACAGGCGCTGCAACGCCAGGAGCGGCAGGTCGCCGAGGCACACCGTAGCCATCAGTCCGCAATCGCCGAACACCAGCAATACCGAGAGTGGCGCCAGGCGCAAGAGCACCAATTGTTCGAACGCTGCAAGGCCAAGCTCATGAACCGCAAGGCGCTTGAACAATGGCAGCAACAGGTTGCCCTGCTGCGAGAAAAGGAAGCAACACTGGAACAGCGCATTGCCGAGCACGCAGAAAATCTGAGCCAGGAACGCGAACGCCTGCGCCTGAGCCGACGTCGCTTGCAGGAAGCTCAGCAGCAGGTGGAAAAATTCACCGAATTGACCCGCCATGCCCTCGCCGAGGAACGGCTGTTGCTTGAGTTCAAAGAAGAACAGGAGCTCGAAGAGTTCCGTCGTGTCGAGGCCGTTTCATGA
- the sctN gene encoding type III secretion system ATPase SctN, whose product MHLSLEHITGQMQQAIDKGRLIQIRGRVTQVTGTLLKAVVPGVRVGELCQLRNPDQSLSLMAEVIGFQQHQALLTPLGEMLGISSNTEVSPTGTMHQVGVGDHLLGQVLDGLGQPLNGSSLAEPAAWYPVYRDAPDPMSRKLIERPISLGVRTIDGLLTCGEGQRMGIFAAAGGGKSTLLATLMRSADVDVIVLALVGERGREVREFIESDLGEQGLKRSVLVVATSDRPAMERAKAGFVATTIAEYFRDQGKRVLLLMDSVTRFARAQREIGLAAGEPPTRRGYPPSVFAALPRLMERAGQSDKGSITALYTVLVEGDDMTEPVADETRSILDGHIILSRKLAASNHYPAIDVLRSVSRVMNQIVTAEHRKGANQLREWLARYEEVELLIKIGEYQKGQDPVADRAIEKMDGIRAWLRQGTHEPSDLPHCLEQLASLTR is encoded by the coding sequence ATGCACCTCTCACTCGAACACATCACCGGCCAGATGCAGCAGGCCATCGATAAAGGTCGGCTGATTCAAATTCGCGGCCGGGTCACCCAGGTCACCGGCACACTGCTCAAAGCGGTGGTCCCGGGTGTGCGCGTGGGCGAACTATGCCAATTGCGCAACCCGGATCAGTCGCTGTCGCTGATGGCCGAAGTCATCGGCTTTCAGCAGCATCAAGCGCTCTTGACTCCGCTGGGTGAAATGCTCGGCATTTCCTCGAACACTGAAGTCAGCCCAACCGGCACCATGCATCAGGTTGGTGTTGGCGATCACCTGCTGGGCCAGGTACTCGACGGCCTCGGCCAGCCGCTCAACGGCAGCAGCCTCGCTGAGCCCGCAGCCTGGTACCCGGTTTACCGCGACGCGCCGGACCCCATGAGCCGCAAGCTGATCGAGCGGCCGATTTCCCTTGGCGTGCGCACCATCGACGGCCTGCTGACGTGCGGTGAAGGTCAGCGCATGGGCATTTTCGCGGCGGCCGGTGGGGGTAAAAGCACGCTGCTGGCCACTTTGATGCGCAGCGCTGACGTCGACGTCATCGTCCTCGCGCTGGTCGGTGAGCGAGGCCGGGAAGTACGCGAATTCATCGAGTCCGACCTCGGTGAGCAAGGGCTCAAACGCTCGGTGCTGGTGGTTGCCACCTCGGACCGTCCAGCAATGGAGCGGGCCAAGGCGGGGTTTGTCGCCACCACGATTGCCGAGTATTTCCGCGATCAGGGTAAACGCGTGCTGCTGCTGATGGATTCGGTCACCCGATTTGCCAGAGCCCAGCGCGAGATCGGCCTGGCTGCGGGCGAACCACCGACCCGGCGCGGCTATCCGCCCTCGGTATTCGCCGCCTTGCCGCGATTGATGGAGCGCGCCGGCCAGTCGGACAAAGGTTCGATTACCGCGCTGTATACCGTGCTGGTCGAAGGCGACGACATGACCGAACCCGTGGCGGACGAGACCCGCTCGATTCTCGACGGGCACATCATCCTCTCGCGCAAGCTGGCCGCGTCCAACCACTACCCGGCCATTGATGTACTGCGTTCGGTCAGCCGGGTGATGAACCAGATCGTGACCGCTGAACACCGTAAAGGCGCCAACCAGTTGCGCGAATGGCTGGCCCGCTACGAAGAGGTCGAGTTGCTGATCAAGATTGGCGAGTACCAGAAAGGCCAGGACCCTGTGGCTGATCGGGCCATCGAAAAAATGGACGGTATCCGGGCCTGGTTACGTCAGGGCACCCACGAGCCCAGTGATTTGCCGCACTGTCTTGAACAACTTGCGAGTCTGACCCGATGA
- the sctW gene encoding type III secretion system gatekeeper subunit SctW, whose translation MAIIQSVVPAASLPDRQTETGIARESRPTGSFQGERVHYVSISQSMADAAEELTFALSERVEKSLAKRSVSDGHARLSEILEMLEEHLRKVPDLESQQKLDALVAHLGSGQLNNLAQLKAYLKGFSREISHQFVALTFARKELADKTDAWAIVELIDQALLEMAQERGRAIELGLKIGPLAKEAAEQGIGDIQSLRDTYRDAVMDYRGLSAAWDDIHARFSNSALEGVTGFLMKALSADLDSQQAWIDPIKLERVMSDMHKLRVLKGLSDQVNALWQALVTGERVHGIRAF comes from the coding sequence ATGGCCATTATTCAGAGTGTCGTCCCTGCGGCGTCGCTGCCGGATCGACAGACCGAGACGGGTATTGCGCGTGAAAGCCGGCCGACCGGCAGCTTCCAGGGCGAACGTGTGCATTACGTTTCCATCAGCCAGTCGATGGCTGACGCCGCTGAAGAGCTGACCTTCGCGCTCTCCGAGCGAGTTGAAAAGTCGTTGGCCAAGCGTAGCGTCAGCGACGGCCATGCGCGGCTCAGTGAAATCCTCGAAATGCTCGAAGAGCACCTCAGGAAAGTCCCGGACCTTGAGTCGCAACAAAAACTCGACGCCCTCGTCGCGCACCTCGGCAGTGGCCAGTTGAACAACCTTGCGCAGCTCAAGGCGTACCTCAAGGGGTTTTCTCGAGAGATCAGTCATCAGTTTGTTGCCCTGACCTTTGCGCGCAAAGAGCTGGCCGACAAGACCGACGCCTGGGCGATAGTCGAGCTGATTGATCAGGCGCTGCTGGAGATGGCCCAGGAACGGGGCCGCGCCATCGAGCTTGGCTTAAAGATCGGGCCGTTGGCGAAGGAGGCGGCAGAGCAGGGGATTGGAGACATCCAGTCACTGCGAGACACCTACCGCGATGCGGTCATGGATTATCGCGGCCTGAGTGCGGCGTGGGACGACATTCATGCGCGGTTCAGCAATAGCGCGCTGGAAGGCGTGACCGGATTTTTGATGAAGGCGTTGAGTGCCGACCTTGATAGTCAGCAGGCGTGGATCGACCCGATCAAGCTCGAACGGGTAATGAGCGACATGCACAAGTTGCGGGTGCTGAAGGGGTTGTCGGACCAGGTCAATGCACTCTGGCAAGCGCTGGTAACGGGGGAACGAGTCCATGGCATACGGGCCTTCTGA
- a CDS encoding TyeA family type III secretion system gatekeeper subunit, protein MAYGPSDLMGGLIKLIDKRWASVQDVQRLIAPLAINDAARRIHFFREIKRLIRLIPTEIFSDEEQRQNLLNACQLALDLAIDQEEDEWQAQ, encoded by the coding sequence ATGGCATACGGGCCTTCTGACCTTATGGGGGGGCTGATCAAGTTGATCGACAAACGCTGGGCGAGTGTGCAGGACGTGCAGCGTCTGATCGCGCCGCTGGCAATCAACGACGCGGCGCGCCGGATTCATTTCTTTCGCGAGATCAAGCGCCTGATCCGTCTGATCCCGACAGAAATTTTTAGCGATGAGGAGCAGCGTCAGAACCTGCTCAATGCCTGCCAGCTGGCGCTGGACCTGGCCATCGATCAGGAAGAAGACGAATGGCAGGCACAGTGA
- the sycN gene encoding type III secretion chaperone SycN, which translates to MHWIDQALAQFCQDLGVAVPAPAGALIQLEFEESGTLQLEQHDRKLTLWLAVDLAWHQVHQGAVRALALTFSRTGPALPLRCAWASDRLLLLITLDERRVTAPVLHQALRTLSSARRAVLEP; encoded by the coding sequence ATGCACTGGATTGACCAGGCGCTGGCCCAGTTTTGCCAGGACCTTGGGGTGGCCGTGCCCGCTCCGGCAGGCGCGCTGATTCAGCTGGAGTTCGAGGAAAGCGGCACGCTGCAACTGGAGCAGCACGACCGCAAGCTGACGCTCTGGCTGGCGGTGGATCTGGCGTGGCATCAGGTTCATCAGGGCGCGGTTCGCGCGCTGGCGTTGACGTTCAGCCGCACCGGGCCGGCATTGCCGCTGCGGTGTGCGTGGGCGAGCGATCGCCTGTTATTGCTGATTACTCTGGATGAGCGGCGCGTCACCGCCCCGGTGCTGCATCAGGCGTTGCGGACCCTGAGTTCGGCGCGCCGCGCGGTGCTTGAACCGTGA
- a CDS encoding YscX family type III secretion protein: protein MSRISAPHIGIEQLTEVGEHHRTAALPERYVLPPDGRSIETHLDNLYPADLAGRRLLAFACPTEGFDELLRPQAFRHALKDLEQQVRSSDVPELQAALALLQARNEDEYLLQMALHLLHKV from the coding sequence GTGAGTCGGATCAGCGCGCCGCACATTGGCATCGAACAGCTGACCGAGGTCGGCGAGCACCATCGCACCGCCGCCTTGCCCGAGCGTTATGTGCTGCCGCCCGATGGTCGTTCGATCGAGACCCACCTCGATAATTTGTACCCGGCAGATCTTGCCGGGCGGCGGCTGCTGGCGTTTGCCTGCCCCACGGAAGGCTTTGACGAGCTGCTGCGGCCCCAGGCATTTCGCCACGCCCTGAAAGACCTCGAGCAGCAGGTTCGCTCATCCGATGTGCCCGAGTTGCAGGCGGCATTGGCGCTGCTGCAAGCGCGCAACGAAGACGAGTACTTGCTGCAGATGGCTCTCCATCTGCTGCACAAGGTATGA
- a CDS encoding type III secretion protein, whose product MMLKPVQQNLLLLLGWLQLQCGQPGRARIFLEALLVVDPAHCQARRALVVALLQLEEGVLAERQCDQLLADGEDDLALWGCVSRACQLQGRIADARVAHERFLSLRESHERAV is encoded by the coding sequence ATGATGTTGAAACCGGTACAGCAAAACCTGCTGCTGTTGCTCGGCTGGTTGCAGCTGCAATGCGGCCAGCCAGGCCGTGCGCGAATATTTCTGGAAGCTCTGCTGGTGGTCGATCCGGCTCATTGCCAGGCGCGTCGTGCGTTGGTGGTGGCGTTGTTGCAACTGGAGGAAGGTGTCTTGGCTGAGCGTCAATGCGATCAGTTACTGGCCGATGGCGAGGATGATCTGGCGCTGTGGGGTTGTGTCAGCCGCGCGTGCCAGTTACAGGGGCGCATCGCCGATGCACGCGTCGCTCACGAACGGTTTCTGAGTCTGCGAGAGTCCCATGAACGCGCTGTCTGA
- the sctV gene encoding type III secretion system export apparatus subunit SctV, protein MNALSDFLRKVGDRQDIMLAVMLLAVVFMMILPLPPFLLDILIAINITVSVVLMMMSVYVSSPLQFSVFPAVLLITTLFRLALSVSTTRMILLEADAGQIVYTFGNFVVGGNLVVGCIIFLIITIVQFLVITKGAERVAEVSARFSLDAMPGKQMSIDGDMRAGVIDVNEARDRRAVIERESQMFGSMDGAMKFVKGDAIAGLIIIFINILAGITIGVTQKGMSAGDALQLYSVLTIGDGMVSQVPALLIAITAGIIVTRDSSDGASDLGNDIGGQVVAQPKALLIGGVLLVLFGLIPGFPTITFMVLAAVVGGGGYFMLLRQRGEAAENNPRDLPTLLAQGAGAASSARPKPKPSGSKPKSSRLADKEEFAMTVPLLIDVDASMQQELEAFALNDELVRVRRALYLDFGVPFPGIHLRFNDGLKDGEYLIQLQEVPVARGRLRSARLLVQERASQLELIGVPFEEGEPVLPGQPTLWVDAEHEGRLERSGCAFLSMDQVLTWHLSHVLREYAEDFIGIQETRYLLEQMEHSYSELVKEAQRIIPLQRMTEILQRLVGEDISIRNLRAILEAMVEWGQKEKDVVQLTEYIRSSLKRYICYKYSSGNNILPAYLLDQLVEEQIRGGIRQTSAGSYLALDPAVTQSFLEQVRLTVGDLSQMQTKPVLVVSMDIRRYVRKLIEGDYYGLPVLSYQELTQQINIQPLGRVSL, encoded by the coding sequence ATGAACGCGCTGTCTGATTTCCTCAGGAAGGTAGGCGATCGTCAGGACATCATGCTGGCTGTGATGCTGCTGGCCGTGGTGTTCATGATGATCCTGCCGCTGCCGCCGTTTCTGCTCGACATCCTGATTGCGATCAACATCACCGTGTCGGTGGTGTTGATGATGATGTCGGTCTACGTCAGTTCGCCGTTGCAATTTTCGGTATTCCCGGCGGTGTTGTTGATCACTACGCTGTTTCGGCTTGCCTTGTCGGTCAGCACCACCCGCATGATTTTGCTGGAAGCCGACGCCGGCCAGATCGTCTACACCTTTGGCAATTTCGTGGTGGGCGGCAATTTGGTGGTCGGTTGCATCATCTTCCTGATCATCACCATCGTGCAGTTTCTGGTGATCACCAAAGGTGCCGAGCGCGTGGCCGAAGTGAGTGCGCGGTTCTCCCTCGACGCCATGCCCGGCAAGCAGATGAGTATCGACGGCGACATGCGCGCCGGTGTCATCGACGTCAACGAAGCGCGGGACCGGCGTGCGGTGATCGAGCGCGAGAGCCAGATGTTCGGCTCGATGGATGGCGCGATGAAGTTCGTCAAGGGCGATGCGATTGCCGGCCTGATCATCATCTTCATCAATATTCTGGCGGGCATCACCATCGGCGTGACCCAAAAGGGCATGAGCGCCGGCGACGCCCTGCAACTGTATTCGGTGCTGACCATTGGCGATGGCATGGTCAGCCAGGTACCGGCCCTGTTGATCGCGATCACGGCCGGGATCATCGTGACCCGGGATTCGTCCGATGGCGCCTCGGATCTGGGCAATGACATCGGCGGTCAGGTCGTGGCGCAGCCCAAGGCGTTACTGATTGGTGGTGTGCTGCTGGTGTTGTTCGGCCTTATCCCCGGCTTCCCGACGATCACCTTCATGGTGTTGGCGGCCGTAGTGGGGGGTGGCGGCTATTTCATGCTGTTGCGTCAACGCGGCGAGGCGGCCGAGAACAACCCCAGAGACTTGCCGACGCTATTGGCGCAAGGTGCGGGCGCCGCGTCGTCGGCCAGGCCCAAACCCAAGCCCTCGGGCAGCAAACCGAAAAGCTCGCGGTTGGCCGACAAGGAAGAGTTCGCCATGACCGTGCCGTTGCTGATCGATGTCGACGCGAGCATGCAGCAGGAACTCGAAGCATTTGCCCTCAACGATGAGCTGGTGCGGGTGCGGCGTGCGCTTTATCTGGACTTTGGCGTGCCGTTTCCGGGTATCCACCTGCGCTTCAATGACGGTTTGAAAGACGGCGAATACCTGATTCAGCTGCAAGAAGTGCCAGTGGCCCGTGGGCGTCTGCGCAGCGCGCGGTTGCTGGTGCAGGAACGGGCCAGTCAGTTGGAGCTGATCGGCGTGCCGTTTGAAGAAGGCGAACCGGTGTTGCCGGGCCAGCCGACGTTGTGGGTCGACGCCGAGCACGAGGGACGGCTGGAGCGATCCGGTTGCGCCTTTCTGAGCATGGATCAGGTGCTGACCTGGCACCTGTCCCACGTGCTGCGCGAGTACGCCGAAGACTTTATCGGCATCCAGGAAACCCGTTACCTGCTGGAGCAGATGGAGCACAGCTATTCGGAACTGGTGAAAGAAGCCCAACGCATCATTCCGTTGCAACGCATGACCGAGATTCTCCAGCGCCTGGTCGGCGAGGACATTTCGATCCGCAACCTGCGGGCGATTCTCGAAGCCATGGTCGAGTGGGGGCAAAAAGAGAAGGATGTGGTGCAACTCACCGAATACATTCGCAGCAGTCTCAAACGCTACATCTGCTACAAATATTCGAGCGGCAATAACATCCTGCCGGCCTATCTGCTCGACCAGCTGGTGGAGGAGCAGATTCGTGGTGGCATCCGCCAGACCAGTGCCGGCAGCTATCTGGCGTTGGACCCGGCGGTCACCCAGTCCTTTCTCGAACAAGTCCGGCTGACCGTCGGCGACCTCTCGCAAATGCAGACCAAACCGGTGCTGGTGGTGTCGATGGACATCCGCCGCTACGTGCGCAAGTTGATTGAAGGCGATTACTACGGCCTGCCGGTGCTCTCGTATCAGGAGCTGACCCAGCAGATCAACATTCAGCCCTTGGGGCGGGTTTCGTTATGA
- a CDS encoding LcrR family type III secretion system chaperone has product MNGDPLTHWLQAKGYDIQPHFLRQSSLSLGWRFVHGGCELAWRCEGSRVWIVMLRRVDGRLGLGNSFAALYVLAEAVLAVLGPQAGLYGKVDAMAGSPLEGQRMERFYRRWTGAAEPQAGWFELQAGRVCSLQSMRKRQKIDRT; this is encoded by the coding sequence ATGAACGGCGATCCATTGACGCACTGGCTGCAAGCGAAAGGCTATGACATTCAGCCGCATTTTCTGCGCCAGAGCTCGTTGTCGCTGGGTTGGCGATTCGTGCATGGCGGCTGTGAGCTGGCCTGGCGCTGCGAAGGTTCGCGGGTCTGGATTGTCATGCTGCGCCGCGTCGACGGACGCCTCGGTCTGGGCAATTCCTTTGCTGCGCTTTATGTACTGGCTGAAGCGGTACTCGCGGTTCTCGGGCCGCAGGCCGGTTTGTACGGCAAGGTAGATGCGATGGCCGGAAGTCCGCTGGAGGGCCAGCGGATGGAGCGTTTCTATCGTCGCTGGACGGGCGCCGCCGAGCCGCAAGCCGGCTGGTTCGAGTTACAGGCTGGCCGCGTGTGCTCGCTGCAATCAATGCGAAAACGACAAAAAATCGACCGTACCTGA
- a CDS encoding LcrG family type III secretion system chaperone → MSDETYAATVQASALAIEDSEHRARLLSEMWQGLGLPDEIRDQLFQSPDKPLVQAAEQELLKEVQRMRANRPPVAEEGKRLRRPASMRGLQV, encoded by the coding sequence ATGTCTGACGAAACCTACGCTGCAACCGTTCAGGCCTCCGCTCTGGCGATTGAAGACAGCGAGCATCGCGCGCGTTTGCTCAGCGAAATGTGGCAAGGCTTGGGGCTGCCCGACGAGATCCGTGATCAGCTTTTTCAATCACCTGACAAGCCGCTGGTGCAGGCGGCAGAGCAAGAGCTGTTAAAGGAAGTGCAGCGGATGCGGGCCAACCGCCCACCCGTTGCCGAAGAAGGAAAACGACTGCGCCGACCCGCTTCGATGCGTGGACTTCAGGTGTAA
- a CDS encoding virulence-associated V antigen: protein MQIKHYQQDLSGFLNQLQTVPEDQLRGSDSEALAALQALIASRNITFTHDAQTLSPAQVEKLLAYFLPPDPSASGGLYELQVKSGVESVKQLISQYADASPGQPWPVKEFLAKAHFGLTGDRIDDDVRDVYGEVLVNQDSKRTALRDDLKLLTAELNIFSKIQSQINAKLAAKQEIQIEPGLNLFDRTLYGYPDDKTWQASSEYKLLTGLNTYSAGNPLSIKAFLMGSPKESGAMKDSDLQNKYAFEKENNPIANFATTVGDRARPINDKVSEKTTLLNDVSSRYNSAIEALNRFVQKYDSVMRDILNAI, encoded by the coding sequence ATGCAAATCAAACACTACCAGCAAGACCTGTCGGGCTTTCTCAATCAATTGCAGACCGTGCCCGAGGATCAATTGCGCGGCAGCGATTCCGAGGCGCTGGCAGCGCTTCAGGCGCTGATCGCAAGCCGCAATATCACCTTCACGCATGACGCTCAGACCTTGTCGCCCGCCCAGGTCGAAAAGCTGCTGGCGTATTTTCTGCCGCCTGATCCGAGCGCCAGCGGCGGATTGTATGAGCTACAGGTCAAATCCGGGGTCGAGTCGGTCAAGCAACTGATCAGCCAGTACGCCGATGCCTCGCCGGGGCAACCGTGGCCAGTAAAAGAGTTCCTCGCCAAGGCACATTTCGGGCTGACCGGTGACCGCATCGACGATGACGTGCGGGACGTCTATGGCGAAGTGCTGGTGAACCAGGATAGCAAACGGACGGCGTTGCGTGATGACCTCAAATTGCTGACTGCCGAGCTCAACATCTTCAGCAAGATTCAGTCGCAGATCAACGCGAAGCTGGCGGCCAAGCAGGAGATCCAGATCGAGCCGGGGCTCAACCTGTTCGATCGCACCTTGTATGGCTACCCGGACGACAAGACCTGGCAGGCCAGCTCGGAATACAAGTTGCTCACCGGACTCAATACTTACAGCGCGGGCAATCCGCTGAGCATCAAGGCATTCCTCATGGGCAGTCCCAAGGAAAGCGGTGCGATGAAGGACAGCGACTTGCAGAACAAGTATGCGTTCGAGAAAGAGAACAATCCGATCGCCAACTTCGCCACGACGGTGGGCGATCGTGCGCGTCCGATCAATGACAAAGTCAGTGAAAAAACCACGCTGTTGAACGACGTCAGCTCGCGCTACAACTCGGCGATCGAGGCCTTGAATCGCTTCGTCCAGAAGTACGACAGCGTGATGCGCGACATTTTAAATGCCATATAG
- a CDS encoding SycD/LcrH family type III secretion system chaperone — translation MSQQEHDVSEDTEKELEAFLRDGGTLAMLRNISTDSLEQLYSLAFNQYQAGKWEDAHKIFQSLCMLDHYDVRFFLGLGACRQSMGQLELALQSYSYGAVIDINEPRFPFHAGECHLQMGDLDGAESGFYSARALASAQSAHAVLAERAGAMLEAVLARKDQHNESDNV, via the coding sequence ATGAGCCAGCAAGAACATGATGTGTCCGAGGATACCGAGAAGGAACTGGAGGCGTTTCTGCGCGACGGCGGCACGCTGGCCATGCTCAGGAATATCTCCACTGACAGCCTGGAGCAGCTCTATTCACTGGCCTTCAATCAATACCAGGCCGGCAAGTGGGAGGACGCCCACAAGATCTTTCAATCGTTGTGCATGCTCGATCATTACGACGTTCGCTTCTTTCTCGGGCTGGGTGCGTGTCGCCAGTCCATGGGGCAGCTCGAGCTGGCACTGCAGAGCTACAGCTACGGCGCGGTGATTGACATCAACGAGCCCAGATTTCCGTTTCATGCCGGCGAGTGTCACCTGCAAATGGGTGATCTCGACGGAGCCGAGAGTGGCTTCTACTCGGCTCGGGCCTTGGCCTCGGCACAGTCGGCGCACGCGGTTTTGGCCGAGCGTGCCGGCGCCATGTTGGAAGCCGTATTAGCGAGAAAGGATCAACACAATGAATCCGATAACGTTTGA
- the sctE gene encoding type III secretion system translocon subunit SctE, whose protein sequence is MNPITFDRVAIAIGDVQSNDPVARPRNDRGGDALAVSRVEADGRQALHSQGVQLTAPLAASQQRLDASSRADVNRLVQSVRTDSVQAQRFIAETSRLGVARLSSVEDFEIELAKVIGEQESTQKKLKIEEIKQAREQNLQKIEENQKKILEATEAAKEAQKSGLIGKIFGWISAIASIIVGAILVATGVGAAAGALMIAGGVMGVVSQAVQQAAKDGLISKEVMEKLGPALMGIEIAIAVIAAVVSFGGAAVGAVAKVGAKIGGKAAELTASLAGKVADLGSKFGNVASQSLSHGAKLGMQISDVTLDVANGAAQTASSAFQAKSAVKQADVLEGRSELTQFQAVMDRLKEELSHMVESFLQVMEQIFQMINAKGDSLHNLSSRPAAI, encoded by the coding sequence ATGAATCCGATAACGTTTGATCGCGTTGCGATTGCCATCGGGGATGTTCAATCGAACGACCCGGTGGCCCGTCCACGCAATGACCGAGGAGGGGACGCGCTTGCGGTCTCCAGGGTCGAAGCGGATGGCCGTCAGGCCCTCCATTCTCAAGGGGTGCAATTGACCGCGCCGCTGGCAGCCAGTCAGCAGCGTCTGGATGCCAGCTCTCGGGCGGACGTCAATCGTCTGGTGCAGTCGGTGCGCACGGACAGCGTGCAGGCTCAGCGCTTTATCGCTGAAACCTCTCGGCTGGGTGTGGCGCGCCTCAGCTCGGTGGAGGACTTCGAAATCGAGTTGGCCAAAGTGATCGGCGAACAGGAGTCCACGCAGAAGAAGCTCAAGATCGAAGAGATCAAGCAGGCGCGTGAGCAAAACCTGCAGAAGATAGAAGAAAACCAGAAGAAGATTCTGGAGGCGACCGAGGCGGCTAAAGAAGCGCAGAAGTCCGGTCTGATCGGCAAGATCTTTGGCTGGATCAGTGCCATTGCTTCGATCATCGTTGGCGCGATCCTGGTGGCAACGGGCGTTGGCGCGGCTGCCGGAGCACTGATGATTGCCGGTGGTGTAATGGGTGTCGTCTCCCAGGCTGTGCAACAAGCAGCGAAGGACGGATTGATCAGCAAAGAAGTGATGGAAAAGCTCGGACCGGCTCTGATGGGGATTGAAATCGCCATCGCCGTGATCGCTGCGGTAGTCAGTTTCGGGGGGGCTGCCGTGGGGGCGGTCGCCAAGGTGGGTGCAAAAATCGGTGGCAAGGCCGCCGAGCTCACTGCCAGTCTCGCCGGCAAAGTGGCGGATCTGGGTAGCAAGTTCGGCAACGTTGCCAGTCAGTCGCTTTCCCATGGCGCCAAACTCGGCATGCAGATTTCCGATGTGACGCTGGATGTCGCCAACGGTGCGGCGCAAACCGCCAGCTCGGCGTTTCAGGCCAAGTCAGCCGTCAAACAGGCCGATGTCCTGGAGGGGCGCTCCGAGCTCACGCAGTTCCAGGCCGTCATGGACAGGCTCAAGGAAGAGCTCAGTCACATGGTCGAGTCCTTTTTGCAGGTCATGGAACAGATTTTCCAGATGATCAATGCCAAGGGCGACAGCCTGCACAATCTTTCCAGCCGTCCTGCGGCTATCTGA